Proteins from a genomic interval of Oryctolagus cuniculus chromosome 8, mOryCun1.1, whole genome shotgun sequence:
- the TIGD2 gene encoding tigger transposable element-derived protein 2, with protein sequence MLGKRKRVVLTIKDKLDIIKKLEEGISFKKLSIVYGIGESTVRDIKKNKERIINYANSSDPTSGISKRKSMKSSTYEELDRVMIEWFNQQKTDGIPVSGTICAKQAKFFFDALGMEGDFNASSGWLTRFKQRHGIPKAAGKGTKLKGDETAASEFCGSFQEFVERENLQPEQIYGADQTGLFWKCLPSRTLALDTEQTTSEYRSSRERIIIMCCANATGLHKLNLCVVGKAKKPRAFKGTDLANLPVTYFSQKGAWIEQSVFRQWFDKYFVPQVQKHLKSKGLLEKAVLLLDFPPAHPDEEMLHSDDGRIVVKYLPPNVTSLIQPMSQGVLATVKRYYRAGLLQKYVDEGIDPKMFWKNLTVLDAIYEVSRAWNMIKSSTITRAWKKLFPGNEENAGMNIDEGALLAANLATVLQSTEDCEHVDIEHIDQWFDSQSNDSSCRVLTGREGAEHQAKAVEKKPFSKVRKAELNPEKHISHRAALEWTENLLDYLEQQDDMLLSDKLVLRRLRTIIRRKQKIQNNKSHS encoded by the coding sequence ATGCTGGGGAAACGTAAGCGTGTGGTGTTGACAATTAAGGACAAGCTTGACATTATTAAGAAACTTGAGGAGGGCATCTCTTTCAAAAAACTCTCTATTGTGTATGGAATCGGTGAATCCACAGTTCGGGAtatcaaaaagaacaaagagaggaTTATAAACTATGCGAACAGTTCGGATCCTACAAGTGGGATATCCAAACGTAAATCCATGAAGTCATCCACGTATGAGGAACTCGATAGAGTTATGATAGAGTGGTTTAACCAACAGAAAACAGATGGCATTCCAGTGTCTGGAACGATTTGTGCAAAACAGGCCAAGTTCTTTTTTGATGCTTTGGGGATGGAAGGTGATTTCAACGCATCATCTGGTTGGCTGACTCGATTCAAGCAGCGCCATGGTATTCCAAAGGCCGCTGGTAAAGGAACAAAGTTAAAAGGAGATGAAACTGCTGCCAGTGAATTTTGTGGTAGCTTTCAGGAATTTGTTGAGAGAGAGAACCTACAACCAGAGCAGATTTATGGTGCTGATCAAACTGGATTGTTCTGGAAATGTCTGCCATCAAGGACATTAGCTCTTGACACTGAACAGACTACATCTGAGTACAGATCAAGCAGAGAGAGAATAATTATTATGTGTTGTGCAAATGCCACTGGTTTACACAAACTTAACCTTTGTGTTGTGGGGAAAGCAAAAAAACCTCGTGCATTCAAAGGGACTGACCTTGCAAACCTTCCAGTGACTTACTTCAGTCAAAAAGGTGCATGGATAGAACAGTCTGTCTTCAGACAGTGGTTTGACAAATATTTTGTGCCACAAGTACAGAAGCATTTGAAATCCAAAGGACTTCTAGAAAAAGCAGTGCTTCTTTTAGATTTTCCCCCGGCACACCCAGATGAAGAAATGTTGCATTCAGATGATGGAAGAATCGTTGTAAAATATTTGCCACCAAATGTCACGAGTCTGATTCAGCCCATGAGCCAGGGAGTTTTAGCCACAGTGAAAAGATACTACCGAGCAGGACTTCTCCAGAAGTATGTGGATGAAGGAATTGACCCAAAAATGTTTTGGAAGAACTTGACAGTGTTGGATGCAATTTATGAGGTTTCAAGAGCTTGGAACATGATAAAATCAAGTACTATAACCAGAGCATGGAAAAAACTTTTCCCTGGCAATGAAGAGAATGCAGGTATGAATATTGACGAAGGAGCCCTTTTAGCAGCTAACTTAGCAACAGTTCTGCAGAGTACAGAAGACTGTGAGCACGTTGACATTGAGCATATTGATCAGTGGTTTGATTCTCAGAGTAATGACTCCAGCTGTCGGGTGCTAACTGGAAGGGAAGGGGCGGAGCACCAGGCCAAGGCTGTTGAAAAGAAGCCTTTCAGTAAGGTTAGAAAAGCAGAACTGAATCCAGAGAAGCATATCAGCCACAGAGCAGCACTTGAATGGACTGAAAATTTACTGGATTATCTCGAGCAGCAAGATGACATGCTTCTGTCCGACAAACTGGTCTTACGGAGGCTTCGCACCATCataaggagaaaacagaaaatccagAATAACAAAAGTCATTCTTAG